Proteins encoded within one genomic window of Arachis ipaensis cultivar K30076 chromosome B08, Araip1.1, whole genome shotgun sequence:
- the LOC107610912 gene encoding LRR receptor-like serine/threonine-protein kinase GSO1 translates to MHFEDMECRWMKPWLTLMGATVLMMIQISGSSSGCFPEEKRSLLAFKASYSDDSLLPSWVDDPNSNCCEWERVTCDPSSNHVTDLSLHGLFKNGSMPNHYGVFDCYGSPSLNSSLFLPFKELRTLNLSFNCFGDFIWNPDNRSTSTLETLETFDLSHNNLNEGVLEFLFGLTSLKNLILAANNFVGLFPSKGICRLKQLEVLDLGGTDFEGTLDICLSNMSSLRTLDFSDNSLSGKISTTLIASLVSLEHLSLYGNKFEGVFSFNILANLTKLKVLQLGDMDSRTFEVQTEHPAWNASFQLEQLNLFSCKINSPTYRTPSFLSSQNRLKFLDLSKNNLVGEFPNWMLVNYTKLKALYLNGNFFTGNIKLPSDPILQGMDQLHVLDISSNHIQGKLPNNIGFFFPNLEYLDVSSNMFDGHIPASIGEMSNLTALNLGNNNISGSIPENIVIGCTSLLHLFIEANQLNGTLLSCIAKPGLYTLSASRNNFEGSIVTQDKCQHDFIFLDLSQNNFSGALPSCLNMSSAKIIYLYGNRLTGAIPEGLLNSRRLLAIDLSDNNFMGTIPESIYDSESLTLLLLGKNQLQGNLSSQICELRNLQVLDLSENSLTGSIPSCFENLRFAGRMQFLNFPNIDFISLIPLNPEYDMFGFAIYAGYTYVQVTVKGRPLFYHGNIVELMSLLDLSSNRLTGEIPHQLGDLSRLHALNLSHNRLSGLIPESFHKMQSMESLDLSNNHLSGQIPIQLSELNLLGYFNVSYNNLSGRIPNEKQFATFDNSSYQGNPYLYRDWDNDNKHIPITPIDDGKKDATAASYVTVILVFMAIRWINPLQE, encoded by the exons ATGCATTTTGAGGATATGGAGTGTCGTTGGATGAAGCCATGGCTGACGTTGATGGGAGCAACAgtattgatgatgattcaaatatcTGGTAGCAGCAGTGGGTGCTTTCCAGAAGAGAAGAGATCGCTGCTTGCATTTAAGGCTTCTTATTCGGATGATTCTTTGCTGCCTTCTTGGGTTGATGATCCCAATAGCAATTGCTGCGAATGGGAGCGCGTCACTTGTGATCCCTCTTCAAACCATGTCACCGATCTCTCTCTCCATGGTTTGTTTAAAAATGGTTCTATGCCGAACCATTATGGAGTATTTGATTGTTATGGTTCTCCAAGCTTAAACAGTTCCTTGTTTCTACCCTTTAAAGAATTGAGAACTCTTAATTTGTCCTTTAATTGCTTTGGAGACTTCATTTGGAACCCAG ATAATAGAAGCACCTCAACTTTGGAAACACTGGAGACGTTTGATCTCAGCCACAATAACTTAAACGAGGGTGTACTAGAGTTCTTGTTTGGTCTCACGTCCCTCAAGAATTTAATTCTTGCCGCTAATAATTTTGTTGGACTCTTTCCTAGCAAAg GAATATGTAGATTGAAGCAACTTGAAGTGCTGGATTTGGGTGGCACCGATTTCGAAGGAACTTTGGATATATGTCTTAGCAATATGTCATCACTTCGGACTCTGGATTTCTCAGATAACTCCTTAAGCGGGAAGATTTCAACAACTCTGATTGCTAGTCTTGTATCGCTGGAGCATCTTTCCCTTTATGGCAACAAATTTGAAGGTGTATTCTCGTTTAATATCTTGGCCAACCTTACAAAGCTTAAGGTGTTACAACTTGGAGATATGGATTCCAGGACTTTTGAGGTGCAAACAGAACACCCTGCTTGGAATGCATCATTTCAGTTGGAACAGCTAAACCTTTTCTCTTGTAAAATCAACTCACCTACATACAGAACACCTTCTTTCCTTTCATCCCAGAATAGATTAAAATTTCTTGATCTATCAAAGAACAACCTGGTTGGTGAATTTCCTAATTGGATGCTTGTGAACTACACAAAACTAAAAGCACTGTATCTGAATGGTAACTTCTTCACTGGGAATATAAAACTTCCCAGTGATCCAATTTTACAAGGCATGGATCAACTACATGTGTTGGACATATCAAGCAACCATATCCAAGGAAAGCTCCCCAACAACATAGGATTCTTCTTCCCAAACCTAGAATATCTGGATGTCTCAAGCAATATGTTTGATGGTCATATTCCGGCCTCGATTGGAGAGATGTCCAACTTGACAGCGTTGAATCTGGGAAACAATAACATCTCTGGCAGCATACCTGAGAACATTGTTATTGGATGCACCTCGTTGTTACATCTGTTTATAGAAGCAAACCAGTTGAATGGGACACTTTTAAGTTGTATTGCAAAACCCGGGCTTTATACCCTGAGTGCGTCAAGGAACAACTTTGAAGGTTCGATAGTAACACAAGACAAATGCCAACATGACTTTATTTTCCTAGATTTGTCTCAAAATAACTTCTCTGGTGCATTGCCCTCTTGCTTGAACATGTCCTCGGCAAAAATAATTTACTTGTATGGAAATCGTCTTACTGGCGCAATACCTGAAGGATTATTGAATAGTCGCCGCCTGTTGGCCATTGATTTAAGTGACAACAACTTTATGGGAACTATTCCAGAGAGCATCTATGATTCTGAGTCTTTGACATTACTTTTATTGGGAAAGAATCAGCTACAGGGTAATCTCTCTAGCCAGATATGTGAATTGAGAAATCTCCAGGTGTTGGACCTTTCAGAAAATAGTTTGACTGGgtccattccttcttgcttcgaAAATCTCAGATTTGCTGGGCGTATGCAATTTTTGAATTTCCCAAATATTGATTTCATAAGCCTAATTCCATTGAATCCAGAATATGATATGTTTGGCTTTGCCATATATGCGGGCTATACATATGTACAAGTGACAGTGAAAGGTCGTCCCTTATTTTATCATGGTAATATAGTTGAATTAATGTCATTATTAGATTTATCATCTAATCGATTGACAGGGGAGATTCCTCATCAATTAGGAGATCTAAGTCGCCTTCATGCACTCAATTTATCTCACAACCGTTTGAGTGGGCTAATTCCAGAGAGCTTTCACAAGATGCAAAGCATGGAGAGTTTGGATCTTTCAAATAACCACTTGAGTGGACAAATCCCTATTCAGTTGTCAGAGTTGAACCTTTTGGGGTATTTCAATGTGTCATACAACAATCTATCAGGTAGAATACCTAATGAGAAACAATTTGCAACCTTTGATAATAGCAGCTACCAAGGAAATCCATATCTCTATAGGGATTGGGATAATGATAATAAACACATTCCAATAACTCCAATAGATGATGGAAAGAAAGATGCAACTGCTGCATCCTATGTCACAGTGATCTTAGTATTTATGGCAATCCGTTGGATTAATCCCTTACAGGAGTAA
- the LOC107610913 gene encoding extensin-like, whose amino-acid sequence MDNLTNNMCEVFNAKIVNYRSKPILTMCEEIRCYLMRRMVKHKELLENYPGKLALVQQKRLDCLIRPSNKWLAEWTGMSCIHAVTAIRKRHDHPGEYDTPNTQSAPSSQTPSSQDDINNSQQHTPDFSSVMNPTPSMSVATTLRPVTRRTPFRPPHQLPSTTHQIVQPKTSKMRPKQKIFRPPGPRCPSSLPPLSQPAPPQPQPQGAPPGSQPSQVRPGPSTAATTRLFKFIPNPPSINPKK is encoded by the exons ATGGACAACCTCACAAATAACATGTGTGAGGTGTTCAACGCGAAAATAGTAAACTATAGAAGCAAGCCTATTCTCACAATGTGTGAAGAAATTAGGTGCTATCTAATGAGGAGGATGGTCAAGCATAAGGAGTTACTAGAAAATTATCCTGGAAAGCTCGCACTTGTTCAGCAGAAGAGGTTAGATTGTCTTATAAGGCCCAGCAACAAATGGCTTGCAGAGTGGACAG GCATGTCCTGTATCCATGCAGTAACAGCAATCAGAAAAAGGCATGATCATCCAGGGGAATAT GATACTCCTAACACCCAAAGTGCTCCATCTAGCCAGACTCCATCTAGTCAGGATGACATTAACAATAGCCAGCAACACACTCCAGAT TTTTCAAGTGTTATGAATCCAACTCCTTCCATGTCTGTGGCAACAACACTAAGACCTGTAACTAGAAGGACACCATTTAGGCCTCCACATCAACTTCCATCCACAACCCACCAAATAGTTCAACCAAAAACTTCAAAAATGAGGCCCAAGCAGAAGATATTTAGACCACCTGGTCCACGTTGTCCCAGTTCACTCCCACCCCTAAGTCAGCCTGCACCACCACAGCCTCAACCTCAAGGTGCTCCACCTGGCTCACAACCATCTCAAGTTAGGCCAGGACCAagtacagcagcaacaacaagacTGTTCAAATTCATCCCTAATCCACCCTCCATCAATCCAAAGAAGTGA